Proteins co-encoded in one Scatophagus argus isolate fScaArg1 chromosome 11, fScaArg1.pri, whole genome shotgun sequence genomic window:
- the rftn2 gene encoding raftlin-2 isoform X2 — MGCGLRKLEDPEDSSPGKIYSTLKRPQVESKTDTVYEYVLLDFSLEGSRPTVQYVASLSELPQALLPYYTQGYVLAALHPIILSVGRTRSLPFSLLYRAILARPRPSKQTASMCHSVPVLRVEEWPLPGESLTGDTVRALIDRVNSSARGGVRFIGSVLQQVSGITNGRVHSPKRSCRSPPRTPPGTPPGDRELEENTYSPDLRLLVFFHSWAPGCAPLDSLACQYHQGALSMRVSRKGQVVSALEADWLELTAAYYRKGWSLVDSFVYWDTPKGEPVPRSLEGLFVYEERSTSPPANDTIVVEQWTVIEGSNVKTDYGPLLHTLAEFGWLLTCVLPTPIIRHDSDGNLATKQVVFLQRPVRSQAAGQQRNQALSTHSEVSSRSVSRAVSSPVPQDELSPTAGGIGGFPVFGGGYPGALSHLEEGGFEQEEGKAEVTCM; from the exons ATGGGCTGCGGCTTGCGGAAACTGGAAGACCCGGAGGACAGCAGCCCCGGGAAAATCTACTCCACCTTGAAGAGACCACAAGTTGAGAGCAAAACGGATACTGTGTACGAGTATGTGCTGCTCGACTTCAGTTTGGAAG GCAGCCGTCCCACCGTGCAGTATGTGGCTTCACTTTCCGAGCTGCCCCAGGCCCTGCTGCCGTACTACACACAAGGCTACGTCCTGGCTGCCTTGCACCCCATCATCCTGTCTGTGGGCCGAACCCGCTCACTGCCCTTCAGCCTGCTGTACCGCGCCATCCTGGCCCGTCCCAGACCCAG taAGCAGACGGCGTCCATGTGTCACAGtgtgccagtgttgagggtgGAGGAGTGGCCATTACCTGGAGAGTCACTGACGGGCGACACGGTCAGAGCGCTCATCGACAGG GTGAACAGCAGCGCCCGCGGGGGCGTTCGGTTTATTGGCTCGGTCCTTCAGCAGGTGAGCGGGATCACCAATGGTAGGGTGCACAGTCCGAAGAGAAGCTGCCGCTCCCCTCCACGAACCCCTCCTGGAACGCCTCCTGGagacagagagctggaggaaaacACCTACAGTCCTG ACTTGAGGTTGCTGGTCTTCTTTCACTCCTGGGCTCCAGGCTGCGCTCCTCTGGACTCACTGGCCTGTCAGTACCACCAGGGGGCGCTCTCCATGCGCGTTTCCAGGAAGGGCCAGGTTGTCAGCGCCCTGgaagctgattggctggagcTGACTGCCGCCTACTACCGCAAAGGCTGGTCATTGGTGGACTCCTTTGTCTACTGGGACACACCTAAAG GCGAGCCGGTTCCCAGATCACTGGAGGGATTGTTTGTGTATGAGGAGAGGAGCACCTCTCCTCCTGCCAATGACACCATCGTCGTCGAGCAGTGGACTGTCATCGAG GGCTCAAATGTGAAGACAGACTATGGGCCACTGCTTCACACTCTGGCTGAGTTTGGTTGGCTGCTCACCTGTGTGCTGCCCACTCCCATCATCCGACACGACAG tgatgGGAACCTGGCCACTAAGCAGGTAGTGTTTCTCCAGAGGCCAGTCAGAAGTCAGGCAGCAGGACAACAGAGGAACCAG GCTTTGTCCACACACAGCGAAGTGTCCAGTCGCTCTGTAAGCCGTGCGGTCAGCAGCCCCGTCCCTCAGGACGAGCTGTCTCCAACTGCTGGAGGCATCGGGGGCTTCCCGGTGTTTGGAGGGGGGTACCCCGGCGCCCTGTCTCACCTGGAGGAAGGTGGCTTTGAGCAGGAAGAGGGAAAAGCTGAAGTCACCTGTATGTAA
- the rftn2 gene encoding raftlin-2 isoform X1: MGCGLRKLEDPEDSSPGKIYSTLKRPQVESKTDTVYEYVLLDFSLEGSRPTVQYVASLSELPQALLPYYTQGYVLAALHPIILSVGRTRSLPFSLLYRAILARPRPSKQTASMCHSVPVLRVEEWPLPGESLTGDTVRALIDRVNSSARGGVRFIGSVLQQVSGITNGRVHSPKRSCRSPPRTPPGTPPGDRELEENTYSPDLRLLVFFHSWAPGCAPLDSLACQYHQGALSMRVSRKGQVVSALEADWLELTAAYYRKGWSLVDSFVYWDTPKGEPVPRSLEGLFVYEERSTSPPANDTIVVEQWTVIEGSNVKTDYGPLLHTLAEFGWLLTCVLPTPIIRHDSDGNLATKQVVFLQRPVRSQAAGQQRNQVQFRGDVKESELFITNVRTVTGVLNETQGFVHTQRSVQSLCKPCGQQPRPSGRAVSNCWRHRGLPGVWRGVPRRPVSPGGRWL; this comes from the exons ATGGGCTGCGGCTTGCGGAAACTGGAAGACCCGGAGGACAGCAGCCCCGGGAAAATCTACTCCACCTTGAAGAGACCACAAGTTGAGAGCAAAACGGATACTGTGTACGAGTATGTGCTGCTCGACTTCAGTTTGGAAG GCAGCCGTCCCACCGTGCAGTATGTGGCTTCACTTTCCGAGCTGCCCCAGGCCCTGCTGCCGTACTACACACAAGGCTACGTCCTGGCTGCCTTGCACCCCATCATCCTGTCTGTGGGCCGAACCCGCTCACTGCCCTTCAGCCTGCTGTACCGCGCCATCCTGGCCCGTCCCAGACCCAG taAGCAGACGGCGTCCATGTGTCACAGtgtgccagtgttgagggtgGAGGAGTGGCCATTACCTGGAGAGTCACTGACGGGCGACACGGTCAGAGCGCTCATCGACAGG GTGAACAGCAGCGCCCGCGGGGGCGTTCGGTTTATTGGCTCGGTCCTTCAGCAGGTGAGCGGGATCACCAATGGTAGGGTGCACAGTCCGAAGAGAAGCTGCCGCTCCCCTCCACGAACCCCTCCTGGAACGCCTCCTGGagacagagagctggaggaaaacACCTACAGTCCTG ACTTGAGGTTGCTGGTCTTCTTTCACTCCTGGGCTCCAGGCTGCGCTCCTCTGGACTCACTGGCCTGTCAGTACCACCAGGGGGCGCTCTCCATGCGCGTTTCCAGGAAGGGCCAGGTTGTCAGCGCCCTGgaagctgattggctggagcTGACTGCCGCCTACTACCGCAAAGGCTGGTCATTGGTGGACTCCTTTGTCTACTGGGACACACCTAAAG GCGAGCCGGTTCCCAGATCACTGGAGGGATTGTTTGTGTATGAGGAGAGGAGCACCTCTCCTCCTGCCAATGACACCATCGTCGTCGAGCAGTGGACTGTCATCGAG GGCTCAAATGTGAAGACAGACTATGGGCCACTGCTTCACACTCTGGCTGAGTTTGGTTGGCTGCTCACCTGTGTGCTGCCCACTCCCATCATCCGACACGACAG tgatgGGAACCTGGCCACTAAGCAGGTAGTGTTTCTCCAGAGGCCAGTCAGAAGTCAGGCAGCAGGACAACAGAGGAACCAG GTGCAGTTCAGGGGCGACGTGAAAGAGTCGGAGTTGTTCATTACAAACGTCAGGACCGTGACTGGAGTACTTAATGAAACACAAG GCTTTGTCCACACACAGCGAAGTGTCCAGTCGCTCTGTAAGCCGTGCGGTCAGCAGCCCCGTCCCTCAGGACGAGCTGTCTCCAACTGCTGGAGGCATCGGGGGCTTCCCGGTGTTTGGAGGGGGGTACCCCGGCGCCCTGTCTCACCTGGAGGAAGGTGGCTTTGA
- the LOC124066681 gene encoding MOB-like protein phocein isoform X1, protein MVMAEGTAVLRRNRPGTKAKDFYNWPDESFEEMDSTLAVQQYIQQNIRSDCSNIDKILEPPEGQDEGVWKYEHLRQFCLELNGLAVKLQSECHPDTCTQMTATEQWIFLCAAHKTPKECPAIDYTRHTLDGAACLLNSNKYFPSRVSIKESSVAKLGSVCRRIYRIFSHAYFHHRQIFDKYENETFLCHRFTRFVMKYNLMSKDNLIVPILEEEVQNTSSAGESEA, encoded by the exons ATGGTCATGGCGGAGGGTACTGCAGTTCTCAGGAGGAATCGGCCTGGAACCAAGGCAAAG GATTTCTACAACTGGCCGGATGAATCATTTGAGGAGATGGACAGCACCCTGGCTGTCCAACAG TACATTCAGCAGAACATCAGATCGGATTGCTCCAATATTGACAAAATCCTGGAACCTCCAGAGGGTCAGGATGAGGGGGTGTGGAAATACGAGCACCTCAG gCAGTTCTGCCTAGAGCTCAATGGATTAGCTGTAAAACTGCAG AGTGAGTGTCATCCAGACACCTGCACCCAAATGACAGCCACAGAGCAGTGGATCTTTTTATGTGCTGCCCACAAGACGCccaaagag TGCCCTGCCATTGATTACACCAGGCACACGCTGGACGGAGCTGCCTGTCTTCTCAATAGCAACAAATACTTCCCCAGCAG GGTGAGCATCAAGGAGTCATCAGTGGCCAAACTGGGCTCCGTCTGTCGTCGCATCTATAGGATATTCTCTCATGCCTACTTCCATCACCGCCAGATATTTGACAAGTATGAG AATGAAACGTTCCTGTGTCACCGGTTCACACGCTTCGTAATGAAGTACAACCTGATGTCCAAGGACAACCTGATTGTGCCCATTCTGGAGGAGGAAGTGCAGAACACCTCATCAGCTGGGGAGAGCGAGGCCTAA
- the LOC124066681 gene encoding 10 kDa heat shock protein, mitochondrial isoform X2: MAFRKFLPLFDRVLVERLTAETVTKGGIMLPEKSQGKVLQATVMAVGPGSVNQKGDLQAVSVKVGEKVLLPEYGGTKVVLDDKDYFLFRDGDILGKYVD, from the exons ATG GCCTTCAGAAAATTCCTCCCCTTGTTTGACCGTGTGCTGGTGGAGCGACTTACCGCAGAGACGGTAACGAAGGGCGGCATCATGCTGCCAGAGAAGTCTCAAGGCAAGGTGCTGCAGGCCACAGTGATGGCAGTAGGACCCGGCTCTGTAAATCAG aaaggGGATTTACAAGCTGTCAGTGTGAAGGTTGGAGAGAAAGTACTCCTACCGGAGTATGGTGGAACTAAGGTTGTTCTGGATGACAAG gacTATTTCCTTTTCCGTGATGGAGATATCCTTGGTAAATACGTCGACTGA
- the rftn2 gene encoding raftlin-2 isoform X3 yields the protein MGCGLRKLEDPEDSSPGKIYSTLKRPQVESKTDTVYEYVLLDFSLEGSRPTVQYVASLSELPQALLPYYTQGYVLAALHPIILSVGRTRSLPFSLLYRAILARPRPSKQTASMCHSVPVLRVEEWPLPGESLTGDTVRALIDRVNSSARGGVRFIGSVLQQVSGITNGRVHSPKRSCRSPPRTPPGTPPGDRELEENTYSPDLRLLVFFHSWAPGCAPLDSLACQYHQGALSMRVSRKGQVVSALEADWLELTAAYYRKGWSLVDSFVYWDTPKGEPVPRSLEGLFVYEERSTSPPANDTIVVEQWTVIEGSNVKTDYGPLLHTLAEFGWLLTCVLPTPIIRHDSDGNLATKQVVFLQRPVRSQAAGQQRNQGENRKG from the exons ATGGGCTGCGGCTTGCGGAAACTGGAAGACCCGGAGGACAGCAGCCCCGGGAAAATCTACTCCACCTTGAAGAGACCACAAGTTGAGAGCAAAACGGATACTGTGTACGAGTATGTGCTGCTCGACTTCAGTTTGGAAG GCAGCCGTCCCACCGTGCAGTATGTGGCTTCACTTTCCGAGCTGCCCCAGGCCCTGCTGCCGTACTACACACAAGGCTACGTCCTGGCTGCCTTGCACCCCATCATCCTGTCTGTGGGCCGAACCCGCTCACTGCCCTTCAGCCTGCTGTACCGCGCCATCCTGGCCCGTCCCAGACCCAG taAGCAGACGGCGTCCATGTGTCACAGtgtgccagtgttgagggtgGAGGAGTGGCCATTACCTGGAGAGTCACTGACGGGCGACACGGTCAGAGCGCTCATCGACAGG GTGAACAGCAGCGCCCGCGGGGGCGTTCGGTTTATTGGCTCGGTCCTTCAGCAGGTGAGCGGGATCACCAATGGTAGGGTGCACAGTCCGAAGAGAAGCTGCCGCTCCCCTCCACGAACCCCTCCTGGAACGCCTCCTGGagacagagagctggaggaaaacACCTACAGTCCTG ACTTGAGGTTGCTGGTCTTCTTTCACTCCTGGGCTCCAGGCTGCGCTCCTCTGGACTCACTGGCCTGTCAGTACCACCAGGGGGCGCTCTCCATGCGCGTTTCCAGGAAGGGCCAGGTTGTCAGCGCCCTGgaagctgattggctggagcTGACTGCCGCCTACTACCGCAAAGGCTGGTCATTGGTGGACTCCTTTGTCTACTGGGACACACCTAAAG GCGAGCCGGTTCCCAGATCACTGGAGGGATTGTTTGTGTATGAGGAGAGGAGCACCTCTCCTCCTGCCAATGACACCATCGTCGTCGAGCAGTGGACTGTCATCGAG GGCTCAAATGTGAAGACAGACTATGGGCCACTGCTTCACACTCTGGCTGAGTTTGGTTGGCTGCTCACCTGTGTGCTGCCCACTCCCATCATCCGACACGACAG tgatgGGAACCTGGCCACTAAGCAGGTAGTGTTTCTCCAGAGGCCAGTCAGAAGTCAGGCAGCAGGACAACAGAGGAACCAG GGTGAAAACAGGAAAGGTTAG
- the LOC124066681 gene encoding MOB-like protein phocein isoform X3, whose amino-acid sequence MAFRKFLPLFDRVLVERLTAETVTKGGIMLPEKSQGKVLQATVMAVGPGSVNQDFYNWPDESFEEMDSTLAVQQYIQQNIRSDCSNIDKILEPPEGQDEGVWKYEHLRQFCLELNGLAVKLQSECHPDTCTQMTATEQWIFLCAAHKTPKECPAIDYTRHTLDGAACLLNSNKYFPSRVSIKESSVAKLGSVCRRIYRIFSHAYFHHRQIFDKYENETFLCHRFTRFVMKYNLMSKDNLIVPILEEEVQNTSSAGESEA is encoded by the exons ATG GCCTTCAGAAAATTCCTCCCCTTGTTTGACCGTGTGCTGGTGGAGCGACTTACCGCAGAGACGGTAACGAAGGGCGGCATCATGCTGCCAGAGAAGTCTCAAGGCAAGGTGCTGCAGGCCACAGTGATGGCAGTAGGACCCGGCTCTGTAAATCAG GATTTCTACAACTGGCCGGATGAATCATTTGAGGAGATGGACAGCACCCTGGCTGTCCAACAG TACATTCAGCAGAACATCAGATCGGATTGCTCCAATATTGACAAAATCCTGGAACCTCCAGAGGGTCAGGATGAGGGGGTGTGGAAATACGAGCACCTCAG gCAGTTCTGCCTAGAGCTCAATGGATTAGCTGTAAAACTGCAG AGTGAGTGTCATCCAGACACCTGCACCCAAATGACAGCCACAGAGCAGTGGATCTTTTTATGTGCTGCCCACAAGACGCccaaagag TGCCCTGCCATTGATTACACCAGGCACACGCTGGACGGAGCTGCCTGTCTTCTCAATAGCAACAAATACTTCCCCAGCAG GGTGAGCATCAAGGAGTCATCAGTGGCCAAACTGGGCTCCGTCTGTCGTCGCATCTATAGGATATTCTCTCATGCCTACTTCCATCACCGCCAGATATTTGACAAGTATGAG AATGAAACGTTCCTGTGTCACCGGTTCACACGCTTCGTAATGAAGTACAACCTGATGTCCAAGGACAACCTGATTGTGCCCATTCTGGAGGAGGAAGTGCAGAACACCTCATCAGCTGGGGAGAGCGAGGCCTAA